One Pyrofollis japonicus DNA window includes the following coding sequences:
- a CDS encoding phosphoenolpyruvate carboxykinase (GTP): MLLEKDYDYLSVLKKALTDDMLDKLLRINDPSLHRWIADIITVAQPASVYLITSKEDFEYVRRKAIQNKEEIPSKHPNHTVHFDGPHDIARDRKNTRILYPGGKEIPFINTLDREKGLAEIKEIVPGMMKGREMFVGFYCFGPKRSPFTMHAVQVTDSAYVAHNENLLYRLCYDEFVEKAPNLHYARFLHATGEKDEHGWVKNIDKRRIYIDLVDYTVYSLNTQYGGNTIGLKKPMFRLCIYKGSLEGWLCEHMFIAGVRGPGDRITYFTGAFPAGCGKTSTTFTADTIVGDDLAIIRPFEGEPRAVNPEKGMFGIIDGVNPKDDPELYSVLTNPNYEIIFSNVLLTRDGEVWWNGKEGEPRPGINYAGEWRPGKKDENGNEIPPSHPNARFTIQLEYLKRLDPRYNDPYGVPVSAMIFGGRDPDTWVPVEEAYDWVHGIVTKAAALESQKTAAVLGKAGKLEFNPFAILDFLPISVGEFIKLHLEFPNKVEKLPRIFGVNYFLKDENGNYIADKIDKRVWLKWMELRVHDEVDALHTPTGLIPIYNDLVELFRKHLGKEYSEKRYEKEFATRVPQHLAKIERIIEIYRSIPDTPKEVFDVLIEQKRRLKEAQSRWGNIVSPFKYDRR, translated from the coding sequence ATGCTACTTGAAAAAGACTATGACTATCTTTCTGTCCTGAAAAAAGCCTTAACAGATGATATGCTGGACAAGCTTCTCCGAATAAATGATCCGAGCCTTCATAGGTGGATAGCTGACATAATTACCGTTGCGCAACCGGCTTCAGTATACCTTATCACGAGTAAAGAAGACTTTGAATACGTGCGTAGAAAAGCAATACAAAATAAGGAAGAGATACCGAGCAAGCACCCTAACCATACTGTCCACTTCGATGGGCCTCACGATATTGCGAGAGACCGTAAGAACACTAGGATACTATACCCGGGCGGCAAGGAGATACCATTCATTAACACACTTGACAGAGAGAAGGGCTTAGCGGAGATTAAGGAAATAGTACCAGGCATGATGAAAGGCAGAGAAATGTTTGTCGGCTTCTACTGTTTCGGGCCAAAACGATCACCCTTCACAATGCACGCTGTCCAAGTCACCGACTCCGCCTATGTTGCACACAACGAGAATCTACTATACAGGCTCTGCTACGACGAATTCGTTGAAAAGGCTCCCAACCTGCACTATGCAAGGTTTCTCCACGCGACCGGCGAGAAGGACGAACACGGATGGGTCAAGAACATCGATAAGAGACGCATATATATCGACTTAGTGGATTACACGGTCTATAGCCTTAACACACAGTACGGCGGAAACACTATAGGGCTAAAGAAACCCATGTTTAGGCTCTGCATATACAAGGGCAGCCTTGAGGGATGGCTCTGTGAACACATGTTCATCGCGGGTGTCCGCGGCCCCGGAGATAGAATAACCTATTTCACAGGTGCCTTCCCCGCAGGCTGCGGAAAGACCTCCACAACCTTCACAGCTGACACGATTGTGGGAGACGACCTCGCAATAATAAGGCCCTTTGAGGGAGAACCACGCGCGGTTAACCCTGAAAAAGGCATGTTCGGAATAATAGATGGTGTCAACCCTAAGGATGATCCTGAACTCTACAGCGTGCTAACGAACCCCAACTACGAGATAATATTCTCGAACGTACTCCTAACAAGGGACGGTGAAGTATGGTGGAACGGTAAAGAAGGAGAGCCTCGCCCCGGCATAAACTATGCAGGTGAATGGCGGCCTGGAAAGAAGGACGAGAATGGGAACGAGATACCTCCTTCCCATCCTAACGCGAGATTCACTATACAGCTCGAGTATCTTAAGCGCCTAGATCCTCGATACAACGACCCCTACGGTGTCCCTGTAAGCGCCATGATATTTGGAGGACGAGACCCCGACACATGGGTGCCAGTAGAAGAAGCATACGACTGGGTCCACGGCATAGTGACAAAGGCAGCAGCACTTGAGTCGCAGAAAACAGCAGCAGTACTTGGCAAAGCAGGCAAGCTAGAATTCAATCCGTTCGCGATACTAGACTTCTTACCAATCTCTGTTGGCGAGTTCATTAAGCTACACCTTGAGTTTCCTAATAAGGTCGAGAAGCTTCCACGGATATTTGGAGTAAACTACTTCCTGAAAGATGAGAACGGGAACTATATAGCAGATAAGATAGATAAAAGAGTTTGGTTAAAATGGATGGAGCTAAGAGTTCATGACGAAGTGGATGCACTGCACACACCAACCGGGCTCATACCAATATATAACGACCTCGTGGAACTATTCAGAAAACATCTAGGCAAGGAGTATAGCGAGAAACGATATGAAAAAGAATTTGCAACACGTGTGCCACAACACCTCGCGAAGATCGAAAGAATAATCGAAATCTATCGATCCATACCAGACACGCCAAAAGAGGTATTCGACGTCCTAATAGAGCAGAAGAGAAGGCTAAAGGAAGCACAGTCACGATGGGGTAACATAGTATCTCCATTCAAATATGATAGGCGGTAG
- a CDS encoding cren protein — translation MSEPSTSEKLVPVKVSSIHDLARIAATIISLGQPAYIIRFNNNEKKIYGIIAVLRDYYKLYGLPMLYYYVDTDKLGDGNYLLVKVDDQGEHVEVSKGTKPGWIAVPIIDLAEKPSFFPELG, via the coding sequence TTGTCTGAGCCAAGTACAAGCGAGAAACTCGTACCCGTCAAGGTCTCGAGTATACATGACTTAGCAAGAATAGCTGCAACCATAATAAGCCTTGGGCAGCCAGCCTACATAATACGCTTTAACAACAATGAAAAGAAAATATATGGCATTATAGCGGTGCTAAGAGACTATTACAAGCTCTATGGCCTACCAATGCTCTATTACTATGTTGACACGGATAAACTAGGTGATGGAAACTACCTACTCGTCAAGGTAGACGATCAAGGTGAACACGTAGAGGTATCAAAGGGGACAAAACCAGGCTGGATTGCAGTGCCCATTATAGACCTTGCCGAAAAGCCTAGCTTCTTCCCCGAACTGGGCTAG
- a CDS encoding ATP/GTP-binding protein, protein MYYVIIVGPAGSGKSHLVDALGDWMEFNQLDAARVNLDPAAEWLPYEPEVDVRDYIDTKTVMEKYKLGPNGALVASIDMLTQYVDKVRDEIEATKANYVLIDTPGQMELFAFRDTGPYVLKEIVADHRAVTVFIFDAVFASNPRSLASSIFLAMSTRLRIGLPQINAVSKADLLQPDRMEEINEILNSPDSLYSTLVAEGIDPLLAEASAKALEAIMPSDVAAPAAIRFVSAVSGYGLDDLYAAIQQVLAGGEDFYTEEPSPRL, encoded by the coding sequence GTGTATTACGTAATTATTGTAGGGCCCGCTGGTAGCGGGAAATCACATCTCGTTGATGCACTGGGAGACTGGATGGAGTTTAACCAGTTAGATGCTGCACGTGTTAATTTAGATCCTGCTGCTGAGTGGCTACCCTATGAGCCCGAGGTAGATGTAAGAGACTATATTGACACTAAGACGGTGATGGAGAAGTATAAGCTAGGTCCCAATGGCGCATTGGTTGCATCAATAGATATGCTTACGCAGTACGTTGACAAGGTTAGAGACGAGATAGAAGCCACTAAGGCTAACTATGTTTTAATAGACACACCTGGACAAATGGAGCTCTTTGCATTTCGAGACACCGGGCCATATGTATTGAAAGAAATTGTTGCCGATCATAGAGCCGTTACGGTATTCATATTTGATGCCGTCTTCGCGTCTAATCCTAGAAGCCTCGCCTCAAGCATATTCCTAGCGATGTCGACTCGTCTACGCATAGGCCTTCCACAAATAAACGCTGTGAGTAAAGCCGATCTATTACAGCCGGACCGCATGGAAGAAATCAACGAGATACTGAACAGCCCTGACTCGTTATACTCAACCCTTGTAGCTGAAGGAATTGACCCATTGCTTGCAGAGGCTTCAGCAAAAGCACTTGAAGCAATAATGCCAAGCGACGTAGCTGCTCCTGCCGCGATTAGATTTGTATCTGCTGTGTCGGGCTATGGGCTTGACGACCTCTATGCAGCCATACAACAAGTCCTCGCAGGAGGCGAGGACTTCTATACCGAGGAGCCAAGCCCCAGGCTCTAG
- a CDS encoding thiamine-phosphate synthase family protein, producing the protein MLPHELVSKYIIPNIRALIAHRLVENGLSQERVARLLGISQPMVSKYLRRKREEIVKEFEKIGLNIEELNSVVELLVSLLLKGSVIEYYQAFTSYVNLLLSRGDLCELHKRLEKRLPQNCELCRNAFRALKDTNIAEVEEAVNELVRHPLFFLLVPNVGTNIVLARDDARTIYDVVGLSGGIVRVNRKVVPIGEPTYGGSKHTALILLAVREKWRFIRAAIVIAFSDKCINYFKTNDMFVLEVGPHSDPNKLLNDIKDAVMKSVRPVDVIADHGGYGLEPVIYVFGSSVRDVVKKVLECLDLLKETGDFEAGVKG; encoded by the coding sequence TTGCTTCCACACGAACTTGTCTCAAAGTATATAATACCAAATATAAGGGCGCTCATAGCGCATAGGCTCGTTGAAAACGGTCTAAGCCAGGAACGTGTTGCACGGTTGCTTGGCATTTCACAGCCAATGGTCAGTAAGTATTTGAGGAGAAAGCGGGAGGAAATAGTAAAAGAATTCGAAAAAATAGGTCTTAACATTGAGGAGCTCAATTCTGTTGTTGAGCTTTTGGTATCCCTCTTGTTAAAAGGCTCGGTGATCGAATACTATCAAGCGTTTACGAGCTATGTTAATCTGCTCCTTTCTAGGGGTGATCTCTGCGAGCTACATAAAAGACTTGAAAAAAGGCTTCCACAGAACTGTGAACTTTGTCGTAATGCGTTTCGGGCTTTGAAGGATACAAACATAGCTGAAGTTGAGGAGGCTGTTAATGAACTAGTAAGACATCCGTTATTTTTCCTCCTCGTTCCAAACGTCGGGACAAACATAGTTCTTGCAAGAGATGATGCAAGAACTATATATGATGTGGTCGGTCTAAGTGGCGGTATAGTGCGTGTTAATAGAAAGGTCGTTCCAATAGGCGAGCCTACCTATGGCGGGAGCAAGCATACAGCGCTAATATTGTTAGCCGTAAGGGAGAAGTGGCGCTTCATACGTGCAGCAATCGTTATTGCATTTAGCGATAAGTGCATAAACTATTTCAAAACCAATGATATGTTTGTACTCGAGGTTGGGCCGCACAGTGATCCCAATAAATTACTAAATGACATTAAGGACGCTGTCATGAAATCGGTGAGACCAGTTGATGTGATAGCTGACCATGGCGGTTACGGACTTGAACCAGTTATCTATGTCTTTGGTTCCTCTGTAAGAGATGTAGTTAAGAAAGTTCTTGAGTGCTTAGACTTGCTCAAGGAGACTGGGGACTTTGAAGCAGGCGTGAAAGGCTGA
- the dph5 gene encoding diphthine synthase — translation MSEFLKKLLNTILMAVSMPLYLVGAGPSRQYLTLKALELIKAADKIYIDTYTSIAPGLSRQTVSELSSRAEVVEAPRRLLEDEAHKIIEEAKNKNIVVIVPGDPLFATTHVSLLVEALRRGIHAEAIPGVSGIQAVIDATGLQFYKFCRPITLVYPEQGYKPFSVVETIWQNMERNLHSLILLDLRLDEGKAMTIPEAVNILLRLEEEFASMERKQTRLSDALMVGVARAGLSDSKCIAGKPARLLEEEFPPPPHTLIVPAPRLHPMESNALGVLCDCKECI, via the coding sequence ATGTCGGAGTTTTTAAAGAAGCTGCTCAATACCATCTTAATGGCGGTCTCGATGCCTCTATATCTCGTTGGGGCAGGACCATCAAGGCAATACCTTACTCTCAAGGCTCTAGAACTAATCAAAGCAGCTGACAAGATTTACATCGATACATACACAAGTATCGCTCCAGGTCTCTCGAGGCAGACGGTAAGCGAGCTATCCTCGAGGGCGGAAGTAGTTGAGGCTCCGAGACGGTTGCTCGAGGATGAAGCGCATAAGATTATTGAGGAGGCAAAAAACAAGAATATAGTAGTGATTGTGCCAGGTGACCCTCTCTTTGCAACAACCCATGTATCGCTGCTCGTGGAAGCGCTGCGACGAGGAATACATGCAGAGGCTATACCCGGGGTCTCGGGCATACAAGCTGTGATTGATGCAACCGGGCTACAGTTTTACAAATTCTGCAGACCTATTACCCTAGTTTATCCAGAGCAAGGCTACAAGCCGTTTAGCGTCGTCGAGACCATATGGCAGAACATGGAGAGAAATCTTCACAGCCTAATCCTTTTAGATCTTAGGCTCGATGAGGGTAAAGCAATGACGATACCTGAAGCTGTCAACATTCTTCTTCGCCTAGAAGAAGAATTTGCAAGCATGGAGAGGAAGCAAACGAGGCTAAGCGATGCATTGATGGTTGGTGTAGCTAGAGCAGGTCTCAGCGACTCTAAGTGTATTGCAGGAAAACCTGCTAGGCTCTTGGAGGAAGAGTTCCCCCCACCCCCACACACTCTAATAGTTCCTGCGCCGAGGCTTCATCCAATGGAATCTAATGCGTTAGGCGTGCTCTGTGATTGTAAAGAATGCATATAG
- a CDS encoding M20 family metallo-hydrolase, with protein sequence MTRIINSNDIQYMKNYIISLYKKFIPIKAISPDLGGDGEAERADILEKELRSLGLVARRVDAPDKRAKKGIRPNILAMVNGERKDKTLWIVAHIDTVPEGDPALWKYPPYSVTVIDDYVYGRGVEDDGQAVVTAFAVAKYLVEKGIRPRINLGIALVSDEETGSRYGLRYLVDKGVFNDYGGSHYFLVPDAGSPDGSKVIVAEKHILHMRVVTKGKQTHASMPHTGLNAHRLGMMFNLELDKAFREKFTEYDEVYEPPVSTCEPTRKEENIGNINTIPGTDVVYWDCRILPKREIRDVIELAKSLAFKFSSATGAHVDIDVLGYDDAGEPTRLDSPFVAGFLDAIRETRGVEPRPIGIGGGTVARYLRKHGYPAIVWMTCDETAHQPNEYTRLSYIISDIDTILYYLLKKAT encoded by the coding sequence TTGACGCGCATAATAAATAGTAACGATATTCAATATATGAAGAATTATATTATATCGTTATATAAGAAGTTTATACCAATAAAGGCTATATCTCCCGATCTTGGTGGAGACGGGGAAGCTGAAAGGGCAGACATACTTGAGAAGGAGCTTCGCAGTCTAGGACTAGTTGCTCGCCGCGTTGATGCCCCCGACAAGAGGGCTAAAAAAGGCATAAGGCCAAACATATTAGCCATGGTAAATGGCGAACGAAAGGACAAAACCTTGTGGATAGTAGCACATATTGACACGGTTCCCGAAGGGGATCCTGCACTCTGGAAGTATCCCCCTTACAGCGTTACAGTTATAGATGACTACGTTTATGGAAGGGGGGTTGAGGATGACGGTCAGGCCGTCGTTACAGCATTCGCCGTTGCAAAGTATCTTGTTGAGAAAGGTATTCGGCCTCGTATAAACCTCGGGATAGCTCTCGTCAGTGACGAAGAAACAGGGAGCCGATACGGTCTAAGATACCTTGTTGACAAAGGCGTCTTCAACGACTACGGCGGATCACATTATTTCCTTGTCCCCGACGCTGGTAGCCCCGATGGCTCAAAAGTAATAGTTGCAGAGAAGCATATACTACATATGAGGGTCGTCACTAAGGGCAAGCAGACTCATGCAAGTATGCCACATACTGGGCTTAACGCGCACCGCCTAGGAATGATGTTTAACCTTGAGCTTGATAAAGCCTTTCGAGAAAAATTCACGGAGTATGACGAGGTATATGAGCCACCAGTTTCAACGTGTGAACCAACACGCAAAGAGGAAAATATAGGAAACATAAACACGATACCAGGAACTGATGTAGTATATTGGGATTGTCGAATCCTTCCAAAGCGTGAGATAAGAGACGTAATCGAACTTGCCAAGTCACTTGCTTTTAAATTCTCGTCGGCAACAGGAGCACATGTTGATATCGATGTTTTAGGCTACGACGATGCAGGTGAGCCCACGAGGCTAGATAGCCCATTCGTAGCAGGCTTTCTAGATGCAATTAGGGAGACAAGGGGGGTTGAGCCTCGCCCAATAGGTATAGGCGGAGGTACAGTGGCGCGCTATTTGCGCAAGCACGGCTACCCAGCAATCGTGTGGATGACCTGCGATGAGACAGCGCATCAACCAAACGAGTATACTAGGCTAAGCTACATAATCTCTGACATCGATACTATTCTATACTATTTGTTAAAGAAAGCTACATAG
- a CDS encoding Fur family transcriptional regulator encodes MPAHTDLSVDEKLTKLVTELRRRGLRITAQRLAIAKIVLENIKEHPSFMQILEKIRSTMPGISPSTIYNNLQLLEQLGLIRSFDVAGETRYDDVHDHINIVCIDSGKIFDVDNPEIVKIIKEQIEKKTKGVKVYNTIIYAECGSNGASEPG; translated from the coding sequence ATGCCAGCTCATACTGATTTAAGTGTTGACGAGAAATTGACGAAGCTTGTGACAGAGCTCAGGAGAAGAGGTTTACGAATAACTGCTCAGAGACTTGCAATAGCCAAGATAGTACTTGAGAATATTAAAGAACACCCAAGCTTTATGCAGATTCTCGAGAAAATTAGGTCAACGATGCCAGGAATAAGTCCTAGCACGATATATAACAACCTTCAGTTGCTTGAACAGCTAGGCCTTATACGGAGCTTCGATGTTGCAGGTGAAACGCGCTACGATGATGTGCATGATCATATTAACATAGTCTGTATTGATAGCGGGAAAATATTTGACGTAGATAATCCTGAAATCGTGAAGATTATCAAGGAACAGATTGAGAAGAAAACTAAAGGTGTGAAAGTTTACAATACGATAATTTACGCAGAATGTGGTAGTAACGGGGCCTCAGAGCCAGGCTGA
- a CDS encoding CTP synthase, whose product MTKYIFVTGGVLSSVGKGITTASIGLLLKSRGYSVTAIKIDPYLNVDAGTMNPYMHGEVFVTEDGGETDLDLGHYERFLDINLSKRNNITAGQVYLEVIQRERRGDYLGQTVQVIPHITDEIKSRIREVAKGSGTDIVLVEIGGTVGDIEGLPFLEAIRQMRLEEGYENTMFIHVALAPVLSTTGEQKTKPVQHSVQELRRIGIQPDAIIARSPRPLEDEPRRKIALYANLPPEAVFSNPDVEVIYEVPLVLEKQGLGSYIAKRLRLEDKEPDLSAWIDFIERVKRADKKVRIGMVGKYTKLKDSYISIIEAVRHAAAALRVKPILNWYEATQIEQGKLNPIKPVEENDAVIVLPGFGRRGAEGKIEVIKNVIEYKKPFLGICFGMQLAVVTIARHLAGMESANSTEIDPNTPYPVIDLLEDQRFVDRLGGTMRLGAAPIMLISNTLVHKVYNGAEIIYERHRHRYEVNPKYLDKLVASGMVVSGYSLDRGLVEFIELRDHPFFVGSQPHPEFHSRPMKPAPLFKALLRAAQGIPPAE is encoded by the coding sequence ATGACCAAGTACATTTTTGTCACTGGTGGCGTCCTTAGCAGTGTCGGAAAGGGAATAACAACTGCCTCAATAGGGCTGCTACTTAAGTCCAGAGGCTACTCCGTAACAGCCATAAAGATAGACCCTTATCTCAACGTTGATGCAGGTACTATGAACCCATATATGCACGGAGAAGTTTTCGTCACGGAGGATGGTGGAGAGACAGACCTTGACCTAGGCCACTACGAGCGTTTTCTTGACATCAACCTCTCGAAGCGCAACAACATAACAGCAGGCCAAGTATACCTTGAAGTAATTCAACGTGAGCGACGGGGAGACTATCTGGGCCAAACAGTGCAAGTAATACCACATATAACTGATGAAATAAAGTCCCGTATACGAGAAGTAGCAAAGGGTTCGGGCACGGATATAGTCCTCGTTGAAATAGGTGGAACTGTAGGCGACATAGAGGGATTACCCTTCCTTGAAGCAATAAGGCAGATGCGGCTCGAAGAAGGCTACGAAAACACAATGTTCATCCACGTAGCACTTGCACCGGTGCTAAGCACTACAGGCGAGCAAAAAACGAAGCCTGTTCAACACAGTGTACAAGAGCTAAGGCGTATAGGTATACAGCCAGACGCTATTATAGCACGCAGCCCTCGTCCACTCGAGGACGAGCCTCGACGAAAAATAGCGCTCTATGCTAATCTTCCGCCGGAGGCCGTGTTTAGCAACCCCGATGTTGAGGTAATTTATGAGGTCCCTCTCGTACTTGAAAAACAAGGACTCGGGTCATATATTGCTAAGCGGCTCCGCCTTGAAGATAAAGAGCCCGACCTCTCCGCCTGGATCGATTTTATTGAGCGCGTCAAGAGAGCCGACAAGAAAGTCCGTATAGGCATGGTCGGCAAGTACACGAAGCTAAAAGATAGCTACATAAGCATTATAGAGGCCGTACGCCATGCCGCTGCAGCTTTACGTGTAAAACCCATACTTAACTGGTATGAAGCAACACAAATCGAGCAAGGTAAACTAAACCCAATAAAACCTGTAGAGGAGAACGATGCCGTAATAGTTCTCCCTGGCTTCGGTAGACGAGGAGCCGAAGGCAAAATAGAGGTAATTAAGAATGTAATAGAATACAAGAAACCATTCCTCGGGATATGCTTCGGGATGCAACTCGCTGTAGTCACTATCGCCCGGCACCTAGCAGGAATGGAAAGTGCAAACAGCACCGAAATAGATCCCAACACACCATACCCCGTGATCGACCTACTAGAGGACCAACGATTTGTTGACAGACTGGGTGGAACAATGAGGCTTGGAGCAGCACCGATCATGCTAATATCAAACACGCTAGTACATAAAGTATACAACGGCGCTGAAATAATCTATGAAAGACACAGACACAGATACGAGGTCAACCCAAAATATCTTGATAAACTAGTTGCATCCGGCATGGTAGTTTCAGGCTATAGCCTCGACAGAGGGCTTGTAGAGTTCATCGAGCTAAGAGATCATCCATTCTTCGTGGGAAGCCAGCCGCACCCAGAGTTCCATAGCCGACCCATGAAGCCAGCACCACTCTTCAAAGCCTTATTAAGAGCCGCCCAGGGAATTCCGCCAGCAGAGTAG
- a CDS encoding NfeD family protein: protein MQQSLVRYLTIFFSLMLIISGFAAYTASAKGGGNVDYIVVGKVNGVIDGAVADYVEQLLDYSNSLGAKLVILELNTPGGSLDATLRITSLLRKSSVPVAGFVVERWAMSAGTIILMCTHYAAMEPGTVIGAVQPVALSPSGSYTPINESKILNPVYKEIEVCMKMHGRNASVAREFVYNNLVLDAEEARKLHVVEAVASDIFDLLGKINGSTLFVNGVNTTIYVDPMRVKIVEFDMPMGLQVAHWLSDPFIGSLLTSIGFLLLILSFATQHLAFASVAIALIILGLFSYGFSTSILAVALLFTGIIMLFIELFAIPGFGVVGFTGIALLLLGAIMMFTSKPVYIAGDVMKAAFYTLMAVVIPLAGLLGIIVYKALRAWRLQPVYTPSVVGKKGRAIDDIPVGGKGFVIVEGEYWQAINKGEEDIHRDDPIIVIDKEGSILIVRKASGDKGG, encoded by the coding sequence ATGCAACAGAGTCTTGTACGATACTTGACAATATTTTTCTCTCTAATGTTAATAATAAGTGGGTTTGCGGCTTATACGGCTTCAGCAAAGGGTGGAGGAAATGTTGACTATATAGTAGTAGGTAAAGTTAATGGGGTTATAGATGGAGCGGTTGCAGATTATGTTGAACAGCTCCTAGATTACTCGAATAGTCTAGGAGCTAAATTGGTTATCCTTGAGCTTAACACGCCGGGGGGAAGCCTTGATGCTACCTTACGCATTACTTCATTGTTGCGCAAAAGCTCTGTACCAGTAGCAGGCTTCGTTGTTGAGAGATGGGCTATGAGCGCTGGCACTATTATTCTCATGTGTACGCATTATGCTGCAATGGAGCCAGGCACAGTTATAGGTGCTGTTCAGCCAGTTGCTCTAAGTCCATCTGGCTCATATACGCCGATTAATGAAAGCAAGATACTAAACCCGGTCTACAAGGAAATTGAGGTATGTATGAAGATGCATGGAAGGAATGCAAGTGTCGCCAGGGAATTCGTGTACAACAACCTCGTACTTGATGCTGAAGAGGCTAGAAAACTGCACGTGGTTGAGGCCGTGGCTTCAGACATCTTTGATCTTCTTGGAAAAATTAATGGTTCAACGCTTTTCGTAAACGGTGTTAATACTACAATATATGTAGATCCGATGCGCGTCAAAATCGTTGAGTTTGATATGCCCATGGGTCTCCAAGTTGCTCATTGGCTTTCCGATCCCTTTATAGGATCTTTGCTTACGAGCATAGGGTTCCTTTTGCTAATCTTGTCGTTTGCGACACAGCATTTAGCGTTTGCGAGCGTAGCAATAGCATTGATAATTCTCGGGCTATTCAGCTACGGGTTTAGCACAAGCATATTAGCTGTCGCACTACTCTTTACAGGAATTATAATGTTGTTCATCGAGTTATTTGCGATACCAGGCTTCGGGGTAGTAGGGTTTACCGGTATTGCGCTACTACTTCTGGGTGCTATAATGATGTTTACAAGTAAGCCGGTATATATAGCAGGAGATGTTATGAAGGCAGCTTTCTATACCTTGATGGCTGTTGTGATTCCCTTAGCAGGATTATTAGGCATAATTGTGTACAAGGCGTTGAGAGCTTGGCGGCTACAACCAGTATACACGCCAAGTGTTGTTGGAAAGAAAGGAAGAGCTATAGACGACATACCGGTTGGTGGAAAGGGATTCGTCATTGTTGAGGGCGAGTATTGGCAAGCGATAAATAAGGGAGAAGAAGATATACATAGGGATGACCCCATAATCGTTATAGATAAAGAGGGCAGTATCCTTATAGTTAGGAAAGCTAGCGGCGATAAAGGTGGGTGA
- a CDS encoding ribbon-helix-helix domain-containing protein, translating to MRLVTVKMPETYLEGLDELVKMGRYSSRSEAIRIAVRELLKRELWGVPEHPTGFELTPRREPRRIMV from the coding sequence ATGAGACTTGTAACAGTCAAAATGCCGGAAACATATCTTGAAGGGCTTGATGAGCTAGTAAAAATGGGCAGATACAGCAGCCGAAGCGAGGCAATACGAATAGCTGTGCGGGAACTCCTCAAGCGAGAGCTATGGGGCGTACCTGAGCATCCGACGGGATTCGAGCTAACCCCCCGCAGGGAGCCAAGAAGAATAATGGTCTAA
- a CDS encoding orotidine 5'-phosphate decarboxylase / HUMPS family protein has translation MKPRLLDILEKDAPVLQVALDYTRLEDALYLASLLRREIGDKYWIAEAGTPLIKAAGISSVRYLSEVVKPVPVVADTKTADTGDLETMIASDAGATALTVLGCTLDETIEAAAKEAHRKGLALIVDMVAVRDIEKRAEEVEALGADIVELHIGIDAQRALGMTAADLYGIVKRVSDRLSVYVSVAGGIDQKSAPLLAEAGASIIVVGGAIRKSRDPAATAKTIIESIRKTRNQQ, from the coding sequence GTGAAGCCACGCCTTCTAGACATTCTTGAAAAGGATGCACCAGTGCTCCAAGTAGCACTGGATTATACGCGCTTAGAAGATGCACTATACCTGGCCTCATTGCTCCGCAGAGAAATAGGCGATAAATATTGGATTGCAGAGGCCGGAACACCCTTAATAAAAGCAGCCGGGATCTCTTCAGTCAGGTACCTTAGTGAAGTAGTAAAGCCAGTACCGGTGGTTGCAGACACGAAGACAGCCGATACAGGAGACTTAGAAACAATGATAGCCAGCGATGCTGGTGCAACGGCATTGACCGTGCTAGGATGCACGCTTGACGAGACCATAGAAGCTGCCGCTAAGGAGGCACATCGAAAAGGACTTGCACTTATAGTTGATATGGTTGCAGTAAGGGATATTGAGAAACGAGCAGAAGAAGTAGAAGCCCTCGGAGCAGATATAGTAGAGCTCCACATAGGTATTGATGCGCAGAGAGCACTCGGGATGACCGCTGCTGATTTGTATGGAATCGTGAAAAGAGTCTCGGATAGGCTCAGTGTTTATGTATCCGTAGCGGGAGGCATTGACCAGAAATCCGCCCCGCTTCTCGCCGAGGCTGGCGCATCAATTATAGTTGTTGGAGGGGCCATAAGGAAGAGCAGGGACCCAGCAGCAACGGCCAAGACAATAATAGAGTCGATACGAAAGACTAGGAATCAACAATAA